A single genomic interval of Aureliella helgolandensis harbors:
- a CDS encoding DotU family type IV/VI secretion system protein: protein MSPEFASAVDPIFLHVLSTMEQVSSNQQIDPVQVHAGIQDKLRQAEERLSRGSYREVWELARYALCAWIDDLMINLPWPGQRWWENHKLEFQYFKTTDAGTGFFQRAQQAQQLIQRDAIEVFYIAVILGFRGLYAFPESTLLAQQYGLPDTIEAWTQTTAGLLQFRSERPKLTGVTDPVRGAPPLESRFTVVGAALSMLMLMVLAALLGYHILRGAG, encoded by the coding sequence GCGCCGTGGATCCCATTTTCTTGCATGTTCTGTCCACCATGGAACAGGTGTCGTCCAATCAGCAGATCGATCCCGTGCAAGTACACGCTGGCATCCAAGACAAGTTGCGGCAAGCGGAAGAGCGTTTGAGTCGTGGTAGCTACCGCGAGGTTTGGGAGTTAGCGCGGTACGCGCTGTGTGCATGGATCGACGATTTGATGATTAATCTACCTTGGCCTGGCCAACGGTGGTGGGAGAATCACAAGCTCGAGTTTCAGTACTTCAAGACAACCGATGCCGGTACCGGTTTCTTCCAAAGGGCCCAACAAGCTCAACAATTGATCCAACGCGATGCGATCGAAGTCTTCTACATCGCAGTGATCCTGGGCTTCAGAGGACTGTACGCGTTTCCGGAATCGACCCTGTTGGCGCAGCAGTATGGATTGCCTGACACCATCGAGGCTTGGACTCAGACGACGGCTGGTTTGTTACAATTTCGCAGTGAACGTCCTAAATTGACCGGTGTTACCGACCCGGTGCGAGGCGCGCCACCCCTGGAGAGCCGCTTTACCGTGGTGGGTGCTGCACTGTCGATGTTAATGTTAATGGTACTGGCCGCTCTGCTGGGCTACCATATTCTGCGCGGTGCTGGTTAG